The following coding sequences lie in one Halorhabdus rudnickae genomic window:
- a CDS encoding inositol monophosphatase family protein: MSRHDNTDTTDSGIVNEARRRFLKMAGGGAALGTAGAVTNIDVLGALTNNGESVMQLEVEDLEGQLPIEDQYLRIAVLATAKAAQLQQNYFGEIGEAKEKDSQNLLTTVDTKAETLIRKTIKEELGDNFKDFGHVFYGEEQGGTLEGDFVWIIDPLDGTTNFAKGIPHFGVNIALTKNGELHAGVMYYSLRDEVYVAVKGEGAYKFRSDGYDLVAEDSEPTELSVTDTDTFEESFNGVGFYLKETANDFDYMGVWRYLFANTQGTRLLGAAAPDLAFVGEGVFDTVSVKDLKPVDVAPEVLIVREAGGKVTDFEGNEDLDSLLEGSVIATNGTLHEDFFELLDESGQSWLTRPIESIQIELGN; this comes from the coding sequence ATGTCTCGGCACGACAATACCGACACAACTGACAGTGGCATTGTGAACGAAGCACGACGTCGGTTCCTCAAGATGGCTGGCGGGGGAGCAGCCCTCGGAACTGCTGGGGCTGTTACCAACATCGACGTCTTGGGTGCACTCACAAACAATGGGGAGAGTGTCATGCAACTCGAAGTAGAAGATCTTGAAGGCCAATTACCGATAGAGGATCAGTATCTCCGGATCGCCGTCCTTGCAACAGCGAAAGCAGCACAACTTCAACAGAATTACTTTGGAGAGATCGGTGAAGCCAAAGAGAAAGATTCCCAGAACCTCCTCACGACGGTCGATACAAAAGCGGAGACACTCATCCGTAAGACGATCAAAGAAGAACTCGGCGATAACTTCAAAGATTTTGGACACGTCTTCTACGGCGAAGAACAGGGTGGGACCCTCGAAGGCGATTTCGTCTGGATCATCGATCCGCTCGATGGCACGACGAACTTCGCCAAAGGGATTCCTCACTTTGGCGTAAATATTGCATTAACGAAAAACGGCGAATTGCATGCTGGAGTGATGTATTACTCGCTCCGCGACGAAGTGTACGTGGCCGTCAAAGGTGAAGGTGCCTACAAGTTCAGGAGCGATGGTTACGACCTCGTTGCCGAGGATTCCGAGCCGACCGAGCTATCGGTCACCGATACCGATACGTTCGAGGAGTCGTTCAACGGTGTCGGGTTCTATCTCAAAGAGACTGCCAACGACTTTGACTACATGGGTGTCTGGCGGTACCTGTTCGCAAATACGCAGGGGACCCGCTTACTCGGTGCTGCCGCTCCCGATCTCGCGTTCGTCGGGGAGGGCGTGTTCGATACGGTCTCGGTGAAGGATCTCAAACCCGTGGATGTCGCTCCCGAGGTACTCATCGTCCGCGAGGCGGGCGGCAAGGTGACTGACTTCGAGGGGAACGAAGATCTCGATAGCCTCTTAGAGGGCAGTGTCATCGCCACAAATGGCACTCTTCACGAGGACTTTTTCGAACTGCTCGACGAATCCGGACAGAGTTGGCTGACTCGACCGATCGAGAGTATCCAAATAGAGCTCGGGAATTAG
- a CDS encoding DNA-directed RNA polymerase subunit B'', which translates to MDTEDRRTISREYFSRDRLAEHHFRSFNAFLDRGMQEVVDEKATIDTDIGDKEGEEPVWVELGDVRIVTPRVREADGSEELLYPQEARLRNITYAAPVFMEMAIVKGGEEEEERVVDQTETKVGRMPIMVGSNKCNIAGFTDEELIDIGEDPADPGGYFIVNGSERVLMTSEDLAPNKILAEYDSKYGDEIQVAKTFSQRRGYRALVLTERTRDGLLEVSFPSVSGSVNFVTLVRALGLESDEEIVHRVSDDPEIVKFMLENLEAAEVQSQEGAIEALGKRVASGQGKNYQLKRANYVIDRYLLPHLHEDGIDEEEVRINKAYYLCRMAEACFELALDRRESDDKDHYANKRLKVSGDLMRDLFRTALNKLARDVKYQLERANMRNRQLSVSTVVRSDVLTERLEHPLATGNWVGGRSGVSQLVDRTDYMGVLSHLRRLRSPLSRSQPHFEARDLHATQWGRICPSETPEGPNCGLVKNFAQAMELSQHVEDERDLKHTLADMGVQGIPAIETSAQTPADD; encoded by the coding sequence ATGGATACGGAAGACCGACGCACGATTTCGCGCGAATACTTCTCGAGGGATCGACTCGCCGAACATCACTTCCGGTCGTTCAACGCGTTCCTCGACCGGGGCATGCAGGAGGTCGTCGACGAGAAGGCGACCATCGACACCGACATCGGTGACAAGGAGGGCGAAGAGCCGGTCTGGGTCGAACTCGGTGACGTCCGGATCGTCACGCCTCGCGTCCGTGAGGCCGACGGCAGCGAGGAGCTGCTGTATCCCCAGGAGGCCCGCCTCCGGAACATCACCTACGCCGCGCCCGTCTTCATGGAGATGGCCATCGTCAAGGGCGGCGAGGAAGAAGAAGAGCGGGTCGTCGATCAGACCGAGACCAAAGTCGGCCGCATGCCGATCATGGTCGGCTCGAACAAGTGTAACATCGCCGGCTTCACCGACGAGGAACTCATCGACATCGGTGAGGACCCCGCCGACCCCGGTGGTTACTTCATCGTCAACGGTTCCGAGCGTGTCCTCATGACCAGCGAGGACCTCGCGCCGAACAAGATCCTCGCGGAGTACGATTCGAAGTACGGCGACGAGATCCAGGTCGCAAAGACGTTCTCCCAGCGCCGGGGCTACCGGGCCTTGGTGCTGACCGAACGCACCCGCGACGGCCTGCTCGAGGTCTCGTTCCCGAGCGTCTCGGGATCGGTCAACTTCGTCACGCTCGTGCGCGCGCTCGGCTTGGAGAGCGACGAGGAGATCGTCCACCGCGTCAGCGACGATCCCGAGATCGTGAAGTTCATGCTGGAGAACTTAGAGGCCGCCGAGGTCCAGTCCCAGGAGGGGGCCATCGAGGCGCTGGGCAAGCGCGTCGCCTCCGGCCAGGGCAAGAACTACCAGCTCAAGCGTGCGAACTACGTGATCGATCGGTACCTCCTGCCCCATCTCCACGAGGATGGAATCGACGAGGAGGAGGTCCGGATCAACAAGGCCTACTATCTCTGTCGGATGGCCGAGGCGTGTTTCGAACTCGCCTTGGACCGACGGGAGTCAGACGACAAGGACCACTACGCGAACAAGCGCTTGAAAGTCTCCGGAGACTTGATGCGAGATCTCTTCCGGACGGCGCTGAACAAGCTGGCACGCGACGTCAAATACCAACTCGAACGCGCCAACATGCGCAACCGCCAGCTCTCGGTTTCGACGGTCGTCCGCTCGGACGTGCTGACCGAGCGCCTCGAACACCCGCTGGCGACCGGCAACTGGGTCGGGGGTCGCTCCGGTGTCTCACAGCTCGTCGACCGGACCGACTACATGGGTGTACTGAGTCACCTGCGACGCCTGCGGTCGCCACTCAGTCGTTCTCAGCCCCACTTCGAGGCGCGTGACCTCCACGCCACCCAGTGGGGGCGGATCTGTCCCTCCGAGACGCCGGAGGGACCGAACTGTGGCCTGGTGAAGAACTTCGCGCAGGCGATGGAACTCTCCCAGCACGTCGAGGACGAACGCGATCTGAAACACACGCTCGCCGATATGGGGGTACAGGGCATCCCCGCGATCGAGACCAGCGCACAAACGCCCGCGGACGATTAA
- a CDS encoding DNA-directed RNA polymerase subunit H: protein MVDVSQHEFVPEHTVLDEAELEDVLAEYDIKRTDLPKIKRADPALPDDAEVGDVIKIVRDSRTTDTAVVYRLVVT, encoded by the coding sequence ATGGTAGACGTAAGTCAACACGAATTCGTTCCGGAACACACCGTCCTCGACGAAGCCGAACTCGAGGACGTGCTCGCGGAGTACGACATCAAACGGACGGACTTGCCGAAGATCAAACGCGCCGATCCGGCGTTGCCCGACGACGCCGAGGTCGGCGATGTGATCAAGATCGTCCGAGATTCACGAACAACCGACACCGCAGTGGTGTATCGACTCGTCGTCACATAA
- a CDS encoding glycerophosphodiester phosphodiesterase: MSWIPTIDRRTLLKGTTGAVLGSLATAKGGAWGDDSTTDLIAHRGFAGVHPENTVCAVAKAARGGRSNNAAKRGADMIEIDVIPCGGRPYEGDDFEVVVFHDDRLASRDGGERGLTETPCRHAHRTRNAA, from the coding sequence ATGTCTTGGATTCCCACTATCGACCGTCGGACTCTCCTCAAGGGGACGACAGGTGCGGTGCTCGGATCGCTCGCGACGGCGAAAGGTGGCGCCTGGGGAGATGATTCGACGACTGATCTCATCGCTCATCGAGGATTCGCAGGCGTCCATCCCGAAAACACTGTCTGCGCGGTAGCAAAGGCTGCTAGAGGGGGTAGGAGCAACAACGCGGCCAAACGCGGTGCCGACATGATCGAGATCGACGTGATCCCTTGTGGTGGTCGACCGTACGAAGGTGATGACTTCGAGGTGGTCGTTTTCCACGACGACCGCCTTGCATCTCGGGATGGAGGTGAGCGCGGCCTTACCGAAACCCCTTGCAGGCACGCACACCGAACACGGAACGCGGCATGA